DNA sequence from the Anser cygnoides isolate HZ-2024a breed goose chromosome 7, Taihu_goose_T2T_genome, whole genome shotgun sequence genome:
TTTGATGCACTTTACCAATTATACAAGCTGGGATGAGCGAGGACAGCAATATACGAGAATATTAAGTGTGGGTGAGTGAactatagtatatatatatattttttccttttgaaaaagcCTTGAAGTGCACTGTGAAAATGTTAGAAATTCAAATGACATTGAAGTATTGTTCAGACTCAGTTTGACCTGTTCTTAGgtttcaagacagaaaaagtgTGAGGAACTGTTctccaggatttttttcaaatggagatagttttttggtttttttttttttcagaaataagagCAAGCATTTGGCAAAATAAACAGGTAGTCTACTGGGAAGAGTAACACAAAGGTACTGGATGCTGTCCTTTTCACTATGGTTTACAGGACCTGGCTTGTGGTACATAAAATTCAGTAAATAGGTCAACTACATgctaattttcatttctgtattgaACTTTTGCACTTTATTTTGCCTGATGCTAATTTGCTTTTCTAATTACCAAAGCTTGTTTAGAAGCATGCACTTTGTAAAATGTCAAACTATTTCCTGTGTTATAAattaccatatatatatatatatatataaaaaaaagacaagactAGATTATTGCATTATGCTAAGATATTTTGGATAGATTAAAGTACATGGTATATAATTGAGTGTCACAGTTATCTGATGAGGAACGCTAGACTTCTCATTTACTATAAATAAGAttataaaaaagatatttttccattGGATTTATGCGTCTTTCTTAACTTTCAGAGCACCACACTTTGTAATAttaaggtggttttttttcactatttgtGATAAACCATTTGTGTTAAAAGTGAACTGTTAACAGAAGGCTTATCAACATTTTTGTACTGCAAGTGAAAACCAGGGCTTCGGGGAAATACCTATCCCAGACataaaggaaggaagaatgaaaacagaaaaagggacTTCAGAAAGTTGAATCATGTTTAGTGTTCTGCTTTAACTGTCATTTTGTATTGACCACATATTATAAGCAACCTGTTTTCTATCTATCTTGGTaagaaaaatttcattttataaagcCTATTATGTACTAACCACGTTTGTACTTATATTGTATGTAATGGCTCAGCATGATTTTGAAGATGTACGTACCTGTTTTCAAGTAGCTTGGAGGAAAAAGTATGACgactaaaaatgatttttttatttcttagagGTTTGTTGTTTCAGTGTACTGATTTAATAATTTGTAACTTTTATGAATCAGAATGGTCTCCTTCgtaaatctgttttaattaaagtCATCTAGAGCAACAGGAACAGATACAGAGCTATTTGAAGTTTACAAACTACATCTTTGATAAGGGAAAATGATTTCATGACATGTATACAATTGATATTAAAATGTGATCTATATATTCTATATGATTGTATAATATTTTATACAAcagtacaaataaaatatttttctattatatttattatgtcAAGACacagtttctgttttcagttagctaatataaataacataaataacaCTGTCAAACAACACGTTGTAAGTGCTGACATTTCTAGGATTTGAAATTTAAATCATGCTGCAGTTACAACCTTTCATGCTGTTTGGAGTTATCCCAGTATTTGTTCAGTAGTTAAAATGAATGCATATTTAAACACCATTTTTAAgccattatttttgttttgctaaagcAGTTTATATAGGATTTTGTTACGTTtggcaagaaacagaaaacattttttgcagcATCTAGGTATAAATggttgccagaaaaaaaaaaaatccaggactTCTAATCATTTAAAGCATTGGGTGaacagaagggaaggagggagagaagaaataCTAAAAACGCTATTGGAGATTTTGAAGACCCATGTTTGCTTTTGGTGACAGTGGCATGTGCATGCTTCTGACAAAAATGTCTGACTATGGAAATGGGCAACAGAGGTTTGAAGGCTCCTAAGTAACAAGGGAATTTTTAACGTCCAACACTGATATTGCAGGTCTTGCAGCTGGGatctttctttgcatttgcaGTAGACAAGCTCATTAGTTGGTGACCAGTAATTTCTGCAACTGTGCCGAGGGAGAGATCCACAGGATCAGTGTAAATTACTTCCAGAATAACATCCTGGGCATGATGGTAAACCATTACACCATCTTCTTCATCACAGGTCAGaaatttattatcttttatatttAGTTGAGGAAGGCGCTGCTTACAGAATTCGTCTCCTGGCGATCCAACAGGGGCGATAACGAGAATGACATAGTGGTAGGCTGTGTACATGCAGTAGAAGTCTCCAAAATACAAGTTAGTATTTGGGTTGAAGAGTTTTTCAGCTGCAATCTCAAACCTGTATCTTCCGTATGGTGAATCCTGTGGTGGTTTCCCAGTGTTAAACTCGGTGTTGCAGCTAAAGAAGATGCCTTCCAACTTCCCGCTGATTGGAGAGCCATGGCTGCCACTGTTATCCTTAACAGAAGGCTGCAGAGCGTTCCCGTGGTGCTCTCTACAAATGAATGACTGCTGTTGTTTATTGTGTAACACATTAAGAGAGTGATAAGTTAGGACTTCATGCTGTTCAGTAACAGTTCAGAAGAGACACAAAGGAAAACCATTAACTGAGACCTGTGGTTAGTGTCACGATTTTCAGACCAAGAAACTCAAGTGAAGCCAGACTCAGAAAGGGGTAGCGTAAGTCCGGCTCAAGGGAAAAGAATTGCATTTCCAGTCTACCTGCTCTGTCAGCTGTGAGCTGGCTCAGTATTATATGAAAGAAGGCAAACAATAGCACAAACCAAAAAGTCCCCAAAGCACCAATAGCTTCCATTAGCTGATCTGTTCAGCTTTCCACTAAAATTCTAACAATAAACATATTTCAGTTTAATCACATGTTGAAAATGGCAAGTGAATCTCAGTATGCTGAACCTACTGTTAGTTAATGCATATTTTTAGCATAGGCAGTATATAGTTCATGTAGGAAAGCTGCCAAAGTTATTTCTGAATtatgtttctttctgaattatGTTTCTCAGAGACATTATAGGAAGGAACATACTGTCTGATATCTgctattctttttttatattatgttttatacatttttattcttttacattcagattttgtatttatatCTTGTATTATTATCTTGGCTTGTATCTTGTATTATTATCTTGGCTATCTCTGCACCTGCAACCATTTAATGCCAAAAACTGAAACATTCCCTCTTTTAagtcctgttaaaaaaaaaaaaaacaccttaccTTTAAAGACCTTTACCCTTAAAGATTGCATTTATACACGTTGACATATTAAGGAGGTGTTGGGGTTGTAGAGTCTTAcatctcccctcccccttttttttttttttttttttttgaggagaggagaaacTAGGCAAGAGAGAACagtttttattctctctcttttaaatttGCAACAACTCCAGGTAAAATGGTGCTGTCTCTGAGAAAAGGATTTACCTGGTTAAGCTGGAGGTAGCAGTCAAAGCAAACACATTCAGCGTACAAGTAACAATGTAAGAAAGCTCTAATCAACAACACAGTAATGTCGCCAATTCTGGGtgttccccctcccccccccccccccccccccccccattatttcTAGTCTTCTCAGAAGCATATCTTAATTTATGCTTAAGTTAAAGTTCAGAGGTTTTTCTGGGCTATTCAAATAGTTATTGTCTCAAGCCCTATTATGCAAAACATCGGGCTTCTCAGGGGAGGAGAGTGAGATACAATTGGTATATTATGACTGAAGtgaatgcaaaggaaaaaaaataatcagcttgAATAACCACTCTCTCTGCAACCTAAGAAAACAGGCTTGCAGCTTTATTTCTGTGGCAAGATACTGACATCCAGTGGCCAATTATGCTAATTATAGGTCACTCTTCCCCAGGGAGCTGAGATGCTCTATTGCACTTCCAGACAAGGGAAGCAGCAGCGACGTGTGCTACTTTCAAACTCACATTTCAAATTCCTACATTTAGGGGTAGTTGCTCATTGGCTATTGGTACTACTAGAGCTACCCTATAAGTGTTTTCAAACTTATTTACTAATTATGATACCACAGAGGCCCCTGGAAGAAATGGTATGACAAAGGAATTTTTCCTAAAAGGAAGTCTGTGATTAGGGTTTTTAACACACCATTCAGAAGCATACCTTGCAAGACTAACCCTTGCAACCACGTTAGTACATTTCTGATCAGAAAAGACCACTGTTAGACAGTTACAGGTATCCTAGCTTTATATTGGCCTGGCAAAACTCAGCCTTTTGGCTCTTTAACTCACTAACAGAAGGACAACAAATTTAGTCTTCATTTGTATCAACCCAAGAAAGACCATaggaagagggagggaaaagataCAGTGCAATCAATTAAAGCGTCACATTTGGCAGAAAAAGGCCAAAACCACAGTTACAAATGTACCTCAGTAGCAAGTCTTAAAGCTCTGTGAACACAAGAGCAGGCACCTTATGATTacacagctgaaaataaagctgtaagAGAATCAGAAACAGCACAGGAATTTCCATTCATTGGTATCTAGTCCTAGTCCAAGATGGCAGTAGATTTACTAGGTCCTCAGAGACCtcaaaatgcaattaatttgCTACCTCCATTGAATATGCAGCTCTATCCATGTGCAACAATGTAATTCTCCCAAAGCACAAAGGAAGGAGGAAACCCCATGCTCTGGAATATATGACAATCCTAGAATCCCGTATGTACTCATGACTACAAAGAGGAACATTTTCAAGGGTGGTGGACTCTGCTTTTTGGAGGTGAACctacagaatattttgtttcttcaccagttttttttttttttttaaaatagttctaTGCAGGTACTAATGCGAAACGCACCTAAAACTGGCATTATATAGCACAGGAGCAGCCCCTGCACCAGTGCTGAAACAGAAGTTGTCACGCCACTTACCTCTCAACCACTTTCTTCTAACAGCAGAAGGTTACCGCTGCATGGTGGCTGTTCTTGCTCAGTCATGTACGTGAGCTGTGACTCCATCCATTGAAATGTCGTCTTTTCTATTGTAATGGTGCTTCTGCTTGTGTGTGCAAGGTCACACTGGTTCTCCATGCAGGAATAAGGAACCTACCTCCAGCTATCCCATTTATTCATTCCCACTGAAGCACAGTGTTCTCAAATTGTCTACACATCCCTCCTCCCCACACAAACATGATCTGTAAATTAAGGTTTGCATTACAGAGCCCCAGTTACGCCATTTGGGCACAGAAAAGGGGTGATTGTATGTGGAGAGCAAATACATGAGATAGATAGAACTCTTATGTACAGGCAAACACACACTTACTGATACATACAATTGTGCATTCATACTATTAGCCATCTCACCGTGAATTTCTTAATACAATGGCAGTATTTGGCTACTAAACACTTATAATATCATAGGCACTTTAATGAAGCTGGAGACTCTGTGAGTACTTAAATTCCTGCTCTAAAACACAAACTTTTATTTCCTAATCAAAGTGCTGAACAAGACAAGGTGGAAGAAATTagttaccttttatttttcccttcttctgaaCTGGCAATAGTGCACAGACATTCTGCTCCAGCTTTACCACAGCTGCCTccatttacttattttcattactaCCGTAATTTGCCAAACAATTTTGCATATGTTTACTTTCTTACCTGATATAATCAAAGTATTCTTTGTGCTGATTCCGATAAAAAACAGACAGTTTAAGCATACGGCCTGCAATCACTTCAGCTTTTTCCAAAAGCTGTGTTAGGTGAACTTTTGAataatctgaggaaaaaaagacaaatctgcTAGTataggaggggagaaaaaacacaaTGCTCTTCAAAAACTACAGACATAATTGGGAACAGAGCCTAAATAACATACCTCACATCACGCAGCAGCTATTGAGCAGCTATCAAGCTTGGCATcagtttccagcagcagcaaaagacAATTGGCAGGAACGTGCATATTTGATCCCCCCCATTCCTTTCCCCATGAATACTTTGCAAGCCTCCAGTAACTCTCACCTTGGGATTCCTTGTGTTAGAGGTGGTTTCCTTGTATTTGGGAAATGCAGAGGAGCTCAGAATTGCCCTCTGACTTAAGTCATTTGATAAAATGTTTGCCGCAGTGTACCTGGTTGTGAGCCACACAATTTAAAAACCTTGCTTAGAACCCAGCCTAAGCTACGTCTCAACCAACATGGGCTTCATAGAGAGCTTGCTACAGCTCTCAACTTTCACACAGGCAGGCGTGTTGACGTTGGGTGATGTTCATCCAACAGACTACGTTTATAAATCAATGACAGGCTAAAGGTACATGTACTAGTCCTTGAGACAAGGTATTGGTGGTACTCAGGCTTTGCAGCACGCAAAGAAGGGAGAACAGCAGAATGGCTTAGGCAAGCTGTCTGTTGGGGAGCTGCCAGTGTCTTTTCTCCACTGGGGCTTGCAGGCAACAAGAGGCACACAAGTGGCCCTGCTCAACTGCAGTTCACCAGTCTCCTTTCCTGGTTCAGAAGAAGCAATGGTATAAGACACAGCAGTTCTGGGCAGCTAAGCTATTGTGAAACACAAAGGGGCACTGCAGCTGCTTCCCTCCTCTCATTAATGCATCAAACCAGTGTGCATACAAAGCCTAAAGCTAGTATTGCAGTTTCCAAATGTAACTATTAAGCTTACCAAGCTACTGCACACTGGTAGATGGCTAATCCATTCATGCAGCAAAGCTAGCCTTAATTGCATACATCCTATGGTGCGTTCTTTTCTCAGCAAAGTTACCTGCTGTGCAAAACTCAATGATTTCACTCCACTCAGAAACAACGTAATCGCCGTCAACTTGCTTTGATGCTGTCTGCACTGCTACTGTGTATTCTGTTCTCGGGCTCAAGAACCAGTGCCCACGGACCGTCATAGGCAAAGGAACAGCTTTGGCAACCAATTTAGTTGGTACATCCTGatgggaacaacaacaacaacaacaaaacaacaaaaaacaacaacacaaaaaagtCAGCACAACGACCAAACCAATCCACCACCACTCCCCAACCCTTGGCTCTTCTGTGTAAGCATTAACTACATCTCACAATCCATTGGTGCAGTGAAGTTAAGAGCGGCCTAGGACAATGGCCTGAGGTCTGCTCTAAAAGCTACACTGGTAACTGGCACATATGAGTTTATTTGGGGTTCCACGCGAAAACAGACCATTATATATAGCCCAAACACACAATTCAGACTAAGGTCATTTATGCTTGAGCATGCAAGCAGAGCACGAGGACATCTTAATTTAAGTACTACTTGGGCTCTTATTgacaagcttttctttca
Encoded proteins:
- the PHYHIPL gene encoding phytanoyl-CoA hydroxylase-interacting protein-like isoform X1 yields the protein MQHITSLTFSFSPARFTYDWEVAREAPASLKSWLVSSSCGSTSFSGVTVVGQNRKPQLRKQQRHVAGRGNKSQDSGIAEMEELPVPHNIKISNITCDSFKISWDMDSKSKDRITHYFIDLNKKENKNSNKFKHKDVPTKLVAKAVPLPMTVRGHWFLSPRTEYTVAVQTASKQVDGDYVVSEWSEIIEFCTADYSKVHLTQLLEKAEVIAGRMLKLSVFYRNQHKEYFDYIREHHGNALQPSVKDNSGSHGSPISGKLEGIFFSCNTEFNTGKPPQDSPYGRYRFEIAAEKLFNPNTNLYFGDFYCMYTAYHYVILVIAPVGSPGDEFCKQRLPQLNIKDNKFLTCDEEDGVMVYHHAQDVILEVIYTDPVDLSLGTVAEITGHQLMSLSTANAKKDPSCKTCNISVGR
- the PHYHIPL gene encoding phytanoyl-CoA hydroxylase-interacting protein-like isoform X4, with translation MEELPVPHNIKISNITCDSFKISWDMDSKSKDRITHYFIDLNKKENKNSNKFKHKDVPTKLVAKAVPLPMTVRGHWFLSPRTEYTVAVQTASKQVDGDYVVSEWSEIIEFCTADYSKVHLTQLLEKAEVIAGRMLKLSVFYRNQHKEYFDYIREHHGNALQPSVKDNSGSHGSPISGKLEGIFFSCNTEFNTGKPPQDSPYGRYRFEIAAEKLFNPNTNLYFGDFYCMYTAYHYVILVIAPVGSPGDEFCKQRLPQLNIKDNKFLTCDEEDGVMVYHHAQDVILEVIYTDPVDLSLGTVAEITGHQLMSLSTANAKKDPSCKTCNISVGR
- the PHYHIPL gene encoding phytanoyl-CoA hydroxylase-interacting protein-like isoform X3, with the translated sequence MCDEEKKSGSERKEAPIITAPKTHCWNKSQDSGIAEMEELPVPHNIKISNITCDSFKISWDMDSKSKDRITHYFIDLNKKENKNSNKFKHKDVPTKLVAKAVPLPMTVRGHWFLSPRTEYTVAVQTASKQVDGDYVVSEWSEIIEFCTADYSKVHLTQLLEKAEVIAGRMLKLSVFYRNQHKEYFDYIREHHGNALQPSVKDNSGSHGSPISGKLEGIFFSCNTEFNTGKPPQDSPYGRYRFEIAAEKLFNPNTNLYFGDFYCMYTAYHYVILVIAPVGSPGDEFCKQRLPQLNIKDNKFLTCDEEDGVMVYHHAQDVILEVIYTDPVDLSLGTVAEITGHQLMSLSTANAKKDPSCKTCNISVGR
- the PHYHIPL gene encoding phytanoyl-CoA hydroxylase-interacting protein-like isoform X2 — its product is MEAPRLAPTMSSPGSPCEEVLKNLSLEAIQLCERDGNKSQDSGIAEMEELPVPHNIKISNITCDSFKISWDMDSKSKDRITHYFIDLNKKENKNSNKFKHKDVPTKLVAKAVPLPMTVRGHWFLSPRTEYTVAVQTASKQVDGDYVVSEWSEIIEFCTADYSKVHLTQLLEKAEVIAGRMLKLSVFYRNQHKEYFDYIREHHGNALQPSVKDNSGSHGSPISGKLEGIFFSCNTEFNTGKPPQDSPYGRYRFEIAAEKLFNPNTNLYFGDFYCMYTAYHYVILVIAPVGSPGDEFCKQRLPQLNIKDNKFLTCDEEDGVMVYHHAQDVILEVIYTDPVDLSLGTVAEITGHQLMSLSTANAKKDPSCKTCNISVGR